Proteins encoded within one genomic window of Theobroma cacao cultivar B97-61/B2 chromosome 7, Criollo_cocoa_genome_V2, whole genome shotgun sequence:
- the LOC18594869 gene encoding patellin-4, translated as MDKTVQTDDQKEELPKDEKEKTNETEKAEGGGENGEGKIEYEKKTDEESMNAEEKKEDLNKLDVGMKNDEGKEGDVKEINEVKNDGARKEDVKKINEIDNSDAEKEVEEVKDGEAKKKDEENEGKAVEEKHTSEGVKERVVKIDQNPTFVEENGELNKNEKADAEDVSSCNVNVSSLSFKEESNLFSDLKQNEKKALVELRSKVEEAINGNQLFKVKESDVQERNEEKSSENSGEKEMEKPKENEGKEDVGDEGSEANSSMEENKDGMQEGPEKERVVAEAEEKKVQDQAMDGKGDSIDKDIKLWGVPLLPSKGGKATDIVLLKFLRAREFKVIDAFEMLRNTLQWRKENNIDSILDEDLGNEFRSTAYINGSDRQGHPVCYNVFGVLGGDEMFSKTLGTEENRDKFVRWRVQLMEEGIKKLDFNGVSCLLQIIDLKNTPGPSKKEVRLIMKQVISLLQDNYPEFVVKNIFINVPFWYYAFAAFFLPFLTQRTKSKFVYARPAKVIETLLKYIDAEEIPVCYGGLKRDNDSDFSAEDHAEEVLVKASSTETIEIPAPEAGSVLIWDLVVLGWEVNYKEEFVPDDDKSYTIIVQKERRMGIQEGPIRNSFKNNEPGKIVLVIGNAPFKNKKRAFYRYKIKNVSSAS; from the exons ATGGATAAAACTGTACAAACTGATGATCAGAAGGAAGAACTGCCCAAggatgagaaagaaaaaacaaatgaaacagAGAAGGCAGAAGGTGGAGGCGAAAATGGTGAAGGAAAGATTgaatatgaaaagaaaacagatgAGGAAAGCATGAATgctgaagaaaagaaagaagatttGAACAAACTAGACGTGGGGATGAAGAATGATGAAGGAAAGGAAGGAGATGTGAAGGAAATTAATGAGGTGAAGAACGATGGAGCAAGGAAAGAAGatgttaagaaaataaatgagaTTGATAATAGTGACGCAGAGAAAGAAGTTGAAGAGGTGAAGGATGGtgaagcaaagaaaaaagatgagGAAAATGAAGGTAAAGCAGTAGAAGAGAAACATACTTCTGAGGGTGTCAAAGAAAGAGTTGTTAAGATAGATCAAAATCCAACGTTTGTTGAGGAAAATGGTGAATTGAATAAGAATGAGAAAGCTGACGCAGAGGATGTTTCATCATGTAATGTTAACGTGAGTAGTTTGTCATTCAAGGAAGAGAGCAACCTCTTCTCTGATCTAAAACAGAATGAAAAGAAGGCATTGGTGGAGCTTAGATCAAAAGTTGAGGAAGCCATAAATGGAAATCAATTGTTCAAAGTAAAGGAAAGTGATGTCCAAGAgcgaaatgaagaaaaatcatCGGAAAATAGTGGTGAAAAGGAAAtggaaaaaccaaaagaaaatgaaggtaAAGAAGATGTCGGAGATGAGGGTAGTGAGGCAAATTCATCCATGGAAGAGAACAAAGATGGTATGCAGGAAGGCCCGGAAAAAGAAAGGGTCGTTGCAGAAGCTGAAGAGAAGAAAGTGCAGGATCAGGCTATGGATGGAAAAGGGGATTCCATTGATAAGGATATCAAACTTTGGGGAGTCCCATTATTGCCTAGTAAGGGAGGTAAGGCAACCGATATTGTGCTATTGAAATTCTTGAGGGCTAGAGAGTTCAAGGTCATCGATGCCTTCGAGATGCTGAGGAACACCCTTCaatggagaaaagaaaacaatattGATTCCATCCTAGATGAAGATCTTGGCAATGAATTTCGCTCCACAGCATACATCAATGGCAGTGATCGCCAAGGCCACCCGGTATGTTACAATGTTTTTGGGGTGCTTGGCGGTGATGAGATGTTCAGTAAAACATTAGGGACGGAAGAGAATCGTGACAAGTTTGTAAGGTGGAGAGTGCAACTGATGGAGGAGGGAATTAAAAAGCTTGATTTTAATGGCGTCTCATGTTTGCTGCAAATCATCGATCTCAAGAACACCCCAGGACCCTCAAAGAAGGAAGTTCGGCTTATCATGAAACAAGTGATTAGCCTTCTCCAAGACAACTATCCTGAATTTGTTGTGAAAAAT ATCTTCATCAATGTTCCTTTCTGGTATTATGCATTTGCCGCCTTCTTTTTACCTTTCTTAACCCAAAGAACAAAGAGCAAATTTGTGTATGCTAGGCCAGCAAAAGTCATTGAAACCCTTCTCAA GTACATTGATGCAGAAGAAATACCAGTATGCTATGGCGGCCTCAAACGTGACAACGATTCTGACTTCTCGGCTGAAGACCATGCAGAGGAAGTTCTTGTCAAAGCAAGCTCAACGGAAACAATTGAGATCCCTGCACCAGAG GCAGGGAGTGTTCTGATCTGGGACTTGGTCGTGTTGGGTTGGGAAGTGAACTATAAGGAGGAATTTGTGCCGGATGATGACAAGTCTTATACCATTATTGTTCAGAAGGAAAGGAGAATGGGGATTCAGGAAGGACCGATTCGGAATTCTTTCAAGAATAACGAGCCTGGAAAGATTGTTCTCGTAATAGGGAATGCACCGTTCAAGAATAAGAAGCGTGCTTTCTATCGATACAAAATCAAGAATGTTAGCTCAGCATCCTGA